The Flavobacterium marginilacus genome window below encodes:
- the recG gene encoding ATP-dependent DNA helicase RecG — translation MSNNLLETPIEYLKGVGPTRGALLRKELGIFKYGDLVNFFPNRYIDRTRYYKINELQNNIAEVQIIGKIINIKTVEFGKNQKRLVATFVDDTGQMELNWFQGQKWIKESLKLNEVCVIFGKCSQYGSNYSMAHPEIELLSEHQKSLRSAMQPVYPSTETLANRGITNRVVNKMMQQLFMETQALFSETLPSYLTNELKLIPKNAALFNIHFPKSAAILAKAQFRLKFEELFFIQLQLITKNLIQKHKIKGHPFSKVGEFFNEFYQNHLPFELTNAQKRVIKEIRTDMGSNAQMNRLLQGDVGSGKTIVAFMSMLLAMDNSFQACLMAPTEILANQHFIGLSELAKSLNINIKILTGSTKIAARRIIHEELENGTLQILIGTHALLEDKVKFQNLGLAVIDEQHRFGVEQRSKLWKKNTIPPHILVMTATPIPRTLAMSLYGDLDISVIDELPPGRKPIQTVHRFDSNRLKVWKFIRDEIAKGRQIYIVYPLIQESEKMDYKDLMDGYESIARDFPLPQYSVSILHGKMKAADKDEEMKRFSEGKTNIMVATTVIEVGVNVPNASVMIIESAERFGLSQLHQLRGRVGRGADQSYCILMTSFKLSSDSKTRMETMVNTNDGFEIAEVDLKLRGPGDLMGTQQSGVLNLQIADIVKDKEILLLARNYAIKILKDDAPLQKPENAILKAVFIELTKKKNIWNYIS, via the coding sequence ATGTCCAATAATCTCTTAGAAACTCCCATAGAATACCTCAAAGGTGTTGGCCCCACTCGGGGCGCATTGCTGCGCAAGGAATTGGGGATATTCAAATATGGGGATTTGGTAAATTTTTTTCCGAATAGATATATTGACCGAACTCGTTATTATAAGATTAATGAACTGCAGAATAATATTGCCGAAGTGCAGATTATTGGTAAAATCATTAATATTAAAACAGTCGAATTTGGTAAAAACCAAAAGCGATTGGTTGCCACATTCGTGGATGATACTGGGCAAATGGAACTCAATTGGTTTCAGGGGCAGAAATGGATTAAAGAAAGTTTAAAGCTCAATGAAGTCTGTGTTATTTTTGGAAAATGCTCCCAATACGGCAGTAATTACAGCATGGCGCATCCCGAAATTGAACTATTAAGCGAACACCAAAAAAGTCTCCGTTCGGCTATGCAGCCCGTTTATCCATCGACTGAAACACTGGCGAACCGAGGAATTACAAATCGGGTGGTAAATAAAATGATGCAGCAGCTGTTTATGGAAACACAGGCATTATTCAGCGAAACTTTACCTTCTTATCTGACAAATGAATTAAAGCTGATTCCTAAAAATGCGGCTTTATTCAATATCCATTTTCCAAAAAGTGCTGCGATTTTGGCGAAAGCTCAATTCCGTTTAAAATTTGAAGAACTGTTCTTTATTCAGCTGCAGCTGATAACGAAGAATCTAATTCAGAAGCATAAAATAAAAGGGCATCCTTTTTCGAAAGTGGGTGAATTTTTTAATGAATTTTATCAAAATCATCTTCCTTTCGAATTGACAAACGCACAAAAAAGGGTAATAAAAGAAATCCGTACCGACATGGGCAGCAATGCTCAAATGAACCGATTGCTGCAGGGAGATGTGGGTTCTGGAAAAACTATTGTTGCCTTTATGAGTATGCTGCTGGCAATGGATAACAGTTTTCAGGCCTGCTTGATGGCTCCAACTGAGATATTGGCCAATCAGCATTTTATAGGTTTGTCTGAATTAGCAAAATCGTTAAATATTAATATAAAGATACTTACTGGTTCTACCAAAATTGCAGCAAGACGTATTATCCACGAAGAACTAGAAAACGGAACTTTGCAGATACTTATCGGCACGCACGCCTTATTGGAAGACAAAGTAAAATTCCAAAATTTGGGTTTGGCAGTAATTGACGAACAACATCGTTTTGGTGTAGAACAGCGATCCAAGCTGTGGAAGAAAAATACAATACCGCCTCATATTTTGGTAATGACAGCCACCCCTATTCCGCGAACTCTGGCGATGAGTTTATATGGTGATTTGGATATTTCAGTTATAGACGAACTGCCTCCAGGTAGAAAACCTATTCAGACCGTACATCGTTTTGATTCTAATCGATTGAAAGTCTGGAAATTTATTCGGGATGAAATTGCCAAAGGACGTCAAATATACATCGTTTATCCGCTGATTCAAGAGTCCGAAAAAATGGATTATAAGGATTTGATGGATGGTTATGAAAGTATTGCTCGTGATTTTCCGCTGCCTCAGTATTCTGTCTCGATTCTTCACGGAAAAATGAAAGCTGCCGACAAAGACGAAGAAATGAAACGCTTTTCTGAAGGAAAAACCAATATTATGGTTGCTACAACGGTTATAGAAGTCGGTGTAAATGTACCGAATGCAAGCGTGATGATTATTGAGAGTGCCGAACGTTTCGGATTATCGCAATTGCATCAGCTGCGCGGGCGTGTCGGTCGTGGTGCCGATCAGAGTTATTGCATTTTGATGACATCGTTCAAATTATCCAGCGACAGTAAAACTCGTATGGAAACAATGGTTAATACTAATGACGGTTTTGAAATTGCCGAAGTGGATCTCAAACTCCGCGGTCCTGGTGATTTGATGGGAACTCAGCAAAGCGGTGTACTTAATCTTCAAATTGCTGATATTGTGAAAGACAAAGAGATTTTGCTTTTGGCACGAAACTATGCAATAAAAATCCTTAAGGATGACGCTCCTTTGCAAAAACCTGAAAACGCTATCTTGAAAGCTGTTTTTATTGAATTGACCAAAAAGAAGAATATTTGGAATTACATTAGTTAA
- a CDS encoding DUF1697 domain-containing protein, whose translation MTTHLALLRGINVSGHNLIKMDALKTALENIGFQNVQTYIQSGNVFVDTDEENGAAVGFKIKQEIFKTFGHEVPVVVISKTDLENCFKNNRFLTEKEADIKKLYVAFVSIALRNDHINDLKMSQVKPDEAHIDESRIYIKYAVGAGKTRFDQKYIEKKLNVTATIRNWNTVTQLLKLYEER comes from the coding sequence ATGACAACCCATCTCGCACTCCTTCGTGGCATCAACGTATCAGGCCATAACCTGATAAAAATGGACGCTCTGAAAACAGCTTTGGAAAACATTGGTTTTCAAAATGTACAGACTTATATTCAATCCGGAAATGTTTTTGTGGATACCGATGAAGAAAACGGAGCAGCTGTCGGTTTCAAAATCAAGCAGGAAATTTTCAAAACTTTTGGACATGAAGTACCTGTAGTAGTGATTAGTAAAACAGATTTAGAAAACTGTTTTAAAAACAATCGTTTCCTGACAGAAAAAGAGGCAGATATAAAAAAACTCTACGTCGCTTTTGTTTCCATTGCTCTGCGAAACGACCATATAAATGACTTAAAGATGAGTCAGGTAAAACCGGATGAAGCGCACATAGATGAAAGCAGAATCTACATTAAATACGCCGTAGGTGCTGGAAAAACCAGATTCGACCAAAAATACATCGAAAAAAAACTAAATGTAACCGCTACAATAAGAAATTGGAATACTGTCACACAATTGCTTAAACTGTATGAGGAAAGATAA
- a CDS encoding sulfite exporter TauE/SafE family protein — protein METYIIVLLCLAAFFAGFIDAIVGGGGLIQTPAGLILLPNLPVSTIIGTLKIPAFSGTSFAAYQYLKKVTLDKKILIIMMLLAFPAAFWGSTVLTYVSNDFMKPLLLAVLSLLAIYTYAKKNFGQHQVRNISAKTQILNALGISFIVGFYDGFIGPGTGSFLVVAFIAIMGFDFLHASANAKMVNLATNFGSICLFFLKGKIIWAIALPMAASNAIGGWLGAKLAINRGNKFIRIFFLAVVIGTLIRFAYDVFFK, from the coding sequence ATGGAAACCTACATTATTGTATTACTATGCTTAGCAGCTTTTTTTGCGGGATTTATTGATGCCATTGTAGGCGGAGGCGGGCTTATACAAACACCTGCAGGTCTAATTCTTCTGCCTAATCTGCCGGTATCAACAATAATAGGAACCTTAAAAATACCAGCTTTCAGCGGAACTTCATTTGCAGCTTACCAGTATTTAAAAAAAGTTACTCTCGATAAAAAGATTTTGATAATCATGATGCTTTTGGCATTTCCGGCAGCGTTTTGGGGATCAACAGTCTTAACTTATGTGAGCAATGATTTTATGAAGCCGCTATTACTTGCAGTCTTATCATTATTAGCTATTTACACCTATGCCAAGAAAAATTTTGGACAGCATCAGGTTAGAAATATTTCGGCAAAGACTCAAATTCTTAATGCATTAGGAATCAGTTTCATAGTTGGATTTTATGACGGTTTTATAGGTCCCGGCACGGGAAGCTTTCTTGTTGTTGCTTTCATCGCCATAATGGGATTTGACTTTCTGCACGCTTCTGCCAATGCCAAAATGGTCAATCTGGCAACCAATTTTGGTTCTATCTGTTTATTTTTTCTCAAAGGAAAAATTATTTGGGCAATTGCCTTGCCCATGGCAGCCAGCAATGCGATAGGAGGGTGGCTGGGTGCCAAACTAGCCATTAACAGAGGAAATAAATTTATCCGAATCTTCTTTTTGGCAGTTGTAATCGGTACACTTATACGCTTTGCCTACGATGTCTTTTTCAAATAA
- a CDS encoding M1 family metallopeptidase — protein MKYLFLFLSAFAFAQQTKSVDFKTADGSISINPDSKSISGTITYTFEVLKPIDTIKIDAQNMTFSGVELNHHSITFTTNGKELLLIYPFQRGKNFVQFSYDAKPKQTMYFTGSEATDNLQIWTQGQGKYTSHWFPSFDDVNEKVIFNMEIAFESKYQVVSNGILKSIQTANNSTHWKYQMQKPMSSYLLMLAIGKYEKNTLKAKSGIPLELYLDPKDISRQEPTYRYSKEIFDFLENEIGVKYPWKIYRQIPVSEFLYAGMENTSSTLFATRYVVDSIGFEDRSYTNVNAHELAHQWFGDLVTAKSGKDHWLQEGFATYYALLAERSIYGDDYFYSKLYESSLQLKQASKTDTIPVLNPKASSLSFYQKGAWALHVLREAIGEKAFKKAVKNYILKYSCQNVTTQDFFNEIKKVSNYDLINFSKVWLESSDFNSTIANELLAKNNAMKIVLEVNKLRSKPIIEKYDFFEKTLKSDVYHSVKEAIVGQLFKEKFEDKKQLLRLALQTQNIQIRQAVASTLQKIPEEFRTDYETLLDDKSYQTQELALYNLWNNFPSKRVEYLSKTKDWIGFNDYNLRILWLSLAVSTPEYDANKETCIQELVNYSSTKYEATTRQNALEYLLNFKIINEEILKNLVNATTHHMWQFSKFGRDNIRLLLKNTEIRGAFQTLLPDLNEKEQFQLNRLLKE, from the coding sequence ATGAAATACCTTTTCCTGTTTTTATCTGCATTTGCATTCGCACAGCAAACCAAATCGGTAGATTTTAAAACCGCTGATGGCAGCATTTCCATTAATCCAGACAGTAAAAGTATTTCTGGTACTATAACCTATACATTTGAAGTATTAAAGCCTATTGATACCATCAAAATTGATGCGCAGAACATGACTTTTTCGGGAGTAGAACTGAATCATCATAGCATTACATTTACAACTAACGGAAAAGAACTGCTCTTGATTTACCCGTTCCAAAGAGGGAAAAATTTCGTTCAGTTTTCATACGATGCAAAACCAAAGCAAACGATGTATTTTACAGGTTCCGAAGCAACAGATAATTTACAGATTTGGACGCAGGGACAAGGAAAATATACCAGTCATTGGTTTCCGAGTTTTGATGATGTCAATGAAAAAGTAATTTTTAATATGGAAATTGCTTTTGAATCAAAATATCAAGTTGTGTCGAATGGTATTTTAAAAAGCATCCAAACAGCTAATAATAGTACACATTGGAAATACCAAATGCAAAAACCAATGAGTTCTTATTTACTAATGCTAGCCATTGGTAAATATGAAAAAAACACACTGAAAGCAAAATCTGGAATTCCATTAGAATTGTATCTTGATCCAAAAGACATAAGCAGACAAGAACCAACCTACCGCTATTCCAAAGAAATATTTGACTTTCTGGAAAACGAAATAGGAGTAAAGTATCCTTGGAAAATCTATCGCCAAATTCCGGTTTCAGAGTTTCTGTATGCTGGCATGGAAAATACGAGTTCAACATTATTTGCAACCCGATACGTAGTTGACAGCATTGGTTTTGAAGACCGAAGTTATACTAATGTCAATGCGCATGAACTCGCACATCAATGGTTTGGTGATTTAGTTACTGCCAAAAGCGGAAAAGATCATTGGCTACAGGAAGGATTTGCAACCTATTATGCTTTATTGGCAGAACGATCAATCTATGGAGATGATTATTTTTATTCCAAGTTATATGAGTCATCACTACAATTAAAACAAGCCTCCAAAACCGATACCATTCCGGTGCTGAATCCTAAAGCGAGTTCGTTGTCTTTTTACCAAAAAGGAGCTTGGGCACTGCATGTTTTACGCGAAGCAATAGGCGAGAAAGCTTTTAAAAAAGCAGTAAAGAATTATATTCTGAAATATTCCTGTCAAAACGTGACAACTCAAGATTTCTTTAATGAAATCAAAAAAGTATCAAACTATGATTTGATAAATTTTAGCAAAGTATGGCTGGAATCATCTGATTTCAACAGTACCATTGCTAATGAGTTATTAGCAAAAAATAACGCGATGAAAATTGTGCTGGAAGTAAACAAACTTAGAAGCAAACCAATCATAGAAAAGTATGATTTCTTCGAAAAAACATTAAAATCTGATGTGTACCACAGTGTGAAAGAAGCAATTGTCGGGCAGCTTTTCAAAGAGAAGTTTGAAGATAAAAAACAGTTATTACGATTGGCGCTGCAAACCCAAAACATACAAATAAGACAGGCGGTGGCAAGTACACTTCAAAAAATACCAGAAGAGTTCAGAACTGATTATGAAACATTGCTTGATGACAAATCCTATCAGACTCAGGAATTAGCTTTATATAATTTATGGAATAACTTTCCCAGCAAGAGAGTTGAATATTTATCAAAAACAAAAGACTGGATAGGATTTAACGATTATAATTTAAGGATTCTATGGCTGTCTTTGGCTGTTTCTACTCCAGAATATGATGCCAATAAAGAAACCTGTATTCAAGAATTAGTAAATTATTCTTCAACTAAATATGAAGCCACAACCAGACAAAATGCTTTAGAATACTTATTGAATTTCAAAATTATTAATGAAGAAATTTTAAAAAATTTAGTGAATGCCACCACGCATCATATGTGGCAATTTTCTAAATTTGGAAGAGACAATATTCGATTATTATTAAAAAACACTGAAATCAGAGGTGCATTTCAGACCCTCTTGCCTGATTTAAATGAAAAAGAACAATTCCAATTGAATAGATTACTCAAAGAATAG
- a CDS encoding diphthine--ammonia ligase: protein MKKKALFNWSSGKDSALALYKTLQTDQYEISCLLTSVNQQFQRISMHGVRVELLKLQAESIGLPLEIMLIPEMPTMEVYEAVMETTLSKLKGQGVTHSIFGDIFLEDLRKYREDKLAEIGFKGVFPLWKIPTSDLIQEFIALGFKTIVVCVNERFLDKSFVGRVIDQDFINDLPENVDVCGENGEFHTFTFDGPIFSKPIEFEVGEVVYRKYEKPKEEDSSDTACDTSASDAFDYGFWYCDLV from the coding sequence TTGAAAAAGAAAGCCCTATTTAATTGGAGCAGCGGAAAAGATTCTGCTTTAGCATTATACAAAACACTGCAAACTGATCAATACGAAATCAGTTGTTTATTAACCAGTGTCAATCAGCAGTTTCAGCGTATTTCGATGCATGGCGTTCGGGTTGAATTACTGAAATTACAAGCTGAGAGCATTGGATTACCGCTCGAAATTATGCTGATTCCAGAAATGCCAACGATGGAAGTATACGAAGCAGTAATGGAGACAACTCTTTCTAAATTGAAAGGACAAGGTGTTACTCACTCTATTTTTGGAGATATTTTTCTGGAAGATCTGCGTAAATACAGAGAAGATAAATTAGCCGAAATAGGTTTTAAAGGTGTGTTCCCGCTTTGGAAAATTCCAACTTCAGATTTAATTCAGGAATTTATTGCATTGGGATTCAAAACGATTGTGGTTTGTGTTAACGAACGATTTTTGGACAAAAGTTTTGTAGGCCGTGTAATTGATCAGGATTTTATTAATGATTTACCCGAAAATGTTGATGTTTGCGGTGAAAACGGGGAATTTCATACTTTTACTTTTGATGGACCAATTTTCAGTAAACCGATCGAATTTGAAGTTGGCGAAGTAGTTTACCGCAAATATGAAAAGCCAAAAGAAGAAGATTCCTCCGATACTGCTTGTGATACTTCAGCATCGGACGCTTTTGATTACGGATTTTGGTATTGTGATTTGGTTTAA
- a CDS encoding DUF1801 domain-containing protein: protein MWGTGIVGFGIYNYKYESGYEGNAPLSGLASRKNALTIYLASDFEEKGILLSQLGKYKTSKACLYIQKIEDIDIMILGELVQKSISRIKELYPN, encoded by the coding sequence ATGTGGGGAACTGGCATTGTTGGATTTGGTATTTACAATTATAAATATGAAAGCGGTTATGAGGGAAATGCACCGCTTTCAGGACTTGCTTCAAGAAAAAATGCTCTTACAATTTATCTCGCTTCTGATTTTGAAGAGAAAGGAATACTGCTTTCGCAATTGGGAAAATATAAAACCAGTAAAGCATGTTTGTACATTCAAAAAATAGAGGATATTGATATTATGATATTGGGTGAATTAGTACAAAAATCAATTTCCCGAATTAAGGAATTATATCCGAATTGA
- a CDS encoding ATP-dependent helicase translates to MQKYIEQLNEAQREPVLQKDGPMIIIAGAGSGKTRVLTIRIAYLMHQGIDPFNILSLTFTNKAAREMKKRISDIVGTSEAKNLWMGTFHSVFARILRSEAEHLGYPSNFTIYDSQDSLRAISGIIKELQLDRDVYKPKQVLGRISNFKNSLITVKAYYNDPDLQEADAMSKKPRMGEIYQHYVDRCFKSGAMDFDDLLLKTNELLTRFPEVLAKYQNRFRYLLVDEYQDTNHSQYLIVRALSDKFQNICVVGDDAQSIYAFRGANINNILNFQKDYEGVKTFRLEQNYRSTKNIVEAANTIIDKNKVKLDKVVWTANDFGPKIKVHRSITDNEEGRFVAATIWEQKMNHQLNNGAFAILYRTNAQSKAMEDALRKRDIPYRIYGGLSFYQRKEVKDALCYLRLVLNPKDEEALIRVINYPARGIGNTTIEKLTIAANHYKRSIFEVMQNIERIDLKLNSGTKQKLLDFVTMIQSFQVINENQDAFYVVEHVAKKTGLIQELKKDATPEGMARIENIEQLLNGVKDFIEGQKEVDGAVGSLSEFMEDVALATDLDKDTSDEDRVALMTIHLAKGLEFPHVFVVGMEEDLFPSAMSMSTRSELEEERRLFYVALTRAEHQAYLTYSQSRYRWGKLTDSEPSRFIEEIDPQYLEYLTPAESNYRFKPMIDSDIFGDVDKSKLRLAKPIGSTPPKQITDNQPKPDANIRKLKPVSGNSPANGSANLFDNTLVPGNVVMHERFGKGQVINLEGVGADKKAEIKFEVGGLKKLLLRFAKLEIIG, encoded by the coding sequence ATGCAAAAATATATAGAACAGCTTAACGAAGCTCAGCGCGAACCTGTATTGCAAAAAGATGGTCCTATGATTATTATTGCGGGTGCAGGCTCCGGAAAAACTCGTGTACTCACCATTAGAATTGCTTATTTGATGCATCAGGGCATTGACCCTTTCAATATTTTGTCCCTTACTTTCACCAATAAGGCGGCGAGGGAAATGAAAAAACGTATCTCGGATATTGTGGGAACCAGCGAAGCCAAAAATCTTTGGATGGGAACGTTTCACTCTGTTTTTGCGCGAATCCTGCGTTCCGAAGCGGAGCATTTAGGTTATCCGTCAAACTTTACAATTTATGATTCGCAGGATTCTCTGCGTGCTATTTCGGGTATTATTAAAGAGTTGCAGCTGGATCGTGATGTATACAAACCAAAACAGGTTTTGGGCAGGATTTCAAACTTTAAAAACAGCTTGATTACCGTAAAAGCCTATTACAATGACCCCGATTTACAGGAAGCGGATGCGATGAGTAAAAAACCTAGAATGGGCGAAATTTATCAGCATTATGTAGATCGCTGTTTCAAATCGGGCGCAATGGATTTTGATGATCTGTTATTAAAAACCAATGAACTGCTGACTCGTTTTCCAGAAGTTTTGGCTAAGTACCAGAACCGTTTTCGCTACTTATTGGTGGATGAGTACCAGGATACGAACCATTCACAATATTTGATTGTTCGCGCTTTGTCTGATAAATTTCAGAATATTTGTGTAGTAGGGGATGATGCGCAGAGTATTTATGCTTTTCGCGGAGCAAATATCAATAACATCCTAAACTTCCAGAAAGATTATGAGGGTGTGAAAACTTTTAGGCTGGAACAAAATTACCGCTCAACCAAAAATATTGTGGAAGCGGCCAACACTATTATTGATAAAAATAAAGTAAAACTGGACAAGGTGGTTTGGACCGCCAATGATTTTGGTCCAAAAATCAAAGTACATCGAAGTATTACCGATAATGAAGAGGGACGTTTTGTTGCCGCTACCATTTGGGAGCAAAAAATGAATCATCAGCTCAACAATGGTGCTTTTGCAATTCTATACCGTACTAATGCGCAGTCCAAAGCTATGGAAGATGCATTACGAAAAAGAGATATTCCATATCGTATTTACGGAGGTTTGTCTTTTTATCAAAGAAAAGAAGTTAAAGATGCGCTGTGTTATTTAAGACTAGTACTTAACCCGAAAGATGAGGAAGCTTTAATCCGTGTAATCAACTATCCGGCCAGAGGAATCGGGAATACAACTATTGAGAAACTGACAATCGCTGCCAATCATTATAAGCGTTCAATTTTTGAAGTAATGCAGAACATTGAACGGATTGATTTAAAACTGAATTCAGGAACCAAACAGAAGCTTTTGGATTTTGTTACAATGATTCAGAGTTTTCAGGTGATTAATGAAAATCAGGATGCTTTTTATGTTGTAGAACATGTTGCGAAAAAAACAGGATTAATTCAGGAATTAAAAAAAGACGCTACTCCTGAAGGAATGGCCCGAATTGAAAATATCGAACAATTGCTGAATGGTGTTAAAGATTTCATCGAAGGCCAAAAAGAAGTTGACGGAGCTGTCGGCTCATTATCTGAATTCATGGAAGATGTAGCTCTTGCAACCGATTTAGATAAAGACACCAGCGATGAAGACCGTGTGGCCTTGATGACGATTCACTTAGCCAAAGGTCTTGAATTTCCGCATGTATTTGTAGTGGGAATGGAGGAAGATTTGTTCCCTAGCGCCATGAGTATGAGTACCCGAAGCGAACTGGAAGAAGAACGCCGATTGTTTTATGTAGCTTTGACCCGTGCGGAGCATCAGGCGTACTTAACTTATTCGCAATCGCGTTACCGCTGGGGAAAATTAACTGATAGCGAGCCTTCTCGCTTTATTGAAGAAATAGACCCGCAATATTTGGAATATCTTACGCCGGCAGAAAGCAATTACCGTTTTAAACCAATGATTGACAGCGATATTTTTGGAGATGTGGATAAATCCAAATTGCGTCTTGCAAAACCAATAGGAAGTACACCGCCAAAACAAATTACTGATAATCAGCCTAAACCAGATGCTAATATCCGAAAACTAAAACCAGTTTCTGGAAACAGCCCTGCGAATGGAAGTGCCAATTTATTTGACAATACTTTGGTTCCTGGAAATGTTGTAATGCACGAACGCTTTGGGAAAGGTCAGGTAATCAACCTGGAAGGTGTTGGTGCTGATAAAAAAGCAGAAATTAAATTTGAAGTAGGAGGATTAAAGAAATTATTGCTGCGTTTTGCAAAATTGGAGATCATTGGATAA
- a CDS encoding efflux RND transporter periplasmic adaptor subunit → MKIKNLVYALLIILFGSFIAYRIISNKSKNEEPKNKNGKDSPIIVIGQVVKTATFDNNLSLSGSIEANEQVEIHSEVSGIVEAIYFNEGSVVNKGQVLFKVNDIELKAQLQQAVTKEGLAAENARRAKLLLEKEAISQEEYDISRADYKSAQAQTQLIRAQISKTAVKAPFSGKIGLRSISPGTYITPAILVAKLVNTGKLKITFSIPEKYASQIKSGSTIDFSVSGSAKKYTAKIYAIEPEVEVATRTLQVRAIADNIDGGLFPGTFADIKLPLAIIKDAIVVPSEAIVPVQEGKKVFISDMGKAKEVMVEATTRTDASILILSGLKAGDTLITSGVMSLKNDAPIKVTVK, encoded by the coding sequence ATGAAAATTAAAAACCTTGTTTACGCCTTATTAATTATCCTATTTGGCAGTTTTATAGCATATAGGATTATCTCAAATAAAAGTAAAAATGAAGAACCTAAAAATAAAAACGGTAAAGATTCTCCAATAATAGTAATCGGGCAAGTAGTAAAAACGGCTACTTTTGATAATAATTTATCTTTATCAGGCTCTATTGAGGCTAATGAACAGGTCGAAATTCATAGTGAAGTTTCAGGAATTGTAGAAGCCATTTACTTCAATGAGGGTTCTGTCGTAAATAAAGGACAGGTTTTATTCAAAGTAAATGATATTGAATTAAAAGCACAGCTGCAGCAAGCGGTAACCAAAGAAGGCTTAGCTGCTGAAAATGCCAGAAGAGCTAAATTACTGCTCGAAAAAGAAGCCATCAGTCAAGAAGAATACGATATTTCAAGAGCCGATTATAAATCAGCTCAAGCCCAAACGCAGTTAATAAGAGCTCAAATTTCAAAAACGGCTGTTAAGGCTCCGTTTTCAGGAAAAATAGGATTACGTTCTATTTCGCCGGGAACTTATATTACTCCAGCAATTTTAGTCGCAAAATTGGTAAATACCGGAAAATTGAAAATTACATTTTCTATCCCAGAAAAATATGCTTCCCAAATAAAATCAGGATCTACTATAGATTTTAGTGTTTCAGGATCTGCAAAAAAATATACTGCAAAAATATACGCAATAGAACCAGAAGTTGAAGTAGCTACGCGCACCTTACAAGTTCGTGCCATTGCAGATAATATAGACGGCGGTCTTTTCCCAGGAACTTTTGCTGATATAAAATTACCGTTAGCTATTATTAAAGATGCTATTGTCGTCCCTTCGGAAGCGATTGTTCCAGTTCAGGAAGGTAAAAAAGTCTTTATCTCTGATATGGGCAAAGCCAAAGAAGTAATGGTTGAAGCAACTACTAGGACTGATGCCTCTATTTTAATTCTTTCAGGTTTGAAGGCTGGGGATACTTTAATTACCAGCGGAGTTATGTCTCTTAAAAATGATGCTCCAATAAAAGTTACAGTAAAGTAA
- a CDS encoding HNH endonuclease → MTDFDWKKEILIWTDKKRKIKPFQTDLIDFFEKSFINTSHPEKSLFGTNDYSISLLTGGIFFIAYTKVGVIWLLLDKQFTDIPNSQSRIVKSTKNFSEPLFWLETEDYNNIQILINRAEIWESFKNATDRIFENKIVTAHKDHIAKNKILLSDFFGIEKHFIPLKSAYEIETEFQEKVKKANEVSKKKRQEILAKSNPKPTKTVVTQTVFNRNQYVIVEVLERAKGVCEKCNKNAPFLKDSDNLPYLEVHHIKPLAEDGEDTVENTIALCPNCHRKAHYGKTSH, encoded by the coding sequence ATGACAGATTTCGATTGGAAAAAAGAAATATTAATTTGGACAGACAAAAAAAGGAAAATTAAGCCTTTTCAAACTGATCTTATTGACTTTTTTGAAAAATCATTTATTAACACATCTCATCCGGAAAAATCACTTTTTGGGACAAACGATTACAGTATTTCATTATTGACAGGTGGTATTTTCTTTATTGCTTATACGAAAGTAGGCGTAATTTGGTTGCTCTTGGACAAACAATTTACAGATATTCCAAACTCACAAAGTAGAATTGTTAAATCAACGAAGAATTTTTCAGAACCTCTTTTTTGGTTAGAAACAGAGGACTATAATAATATACAAATTTTAATAAACAGAGCTGAAATTTGGGAAAGTTTTAAAAATGCTACTGACAGGATTTTCGAAAATAAAATAGTAACTGCACACAAAGACCATATTGCTAAAAACAAAATTTTACTTTCAGATTTTTTTGGAATAGAAAAACACTTTATTCCTTTAAAATCGGCTTATGAAATTGAAACTGAATTTCAAGAAAAAGTTAAAAAAGCTAATGAAGTATCAAAAAAGAAAAGACAAGAAATATTAGCTAAATCTAATCCGAAACCAACAAAAACAGTTGTAACACAAACAGTATTTAATCGAAATCAATATGTAATTGTAGAAGTTTTAGAAAGAGCAAAAGGAGTTTGCGAAAAATGCAATAAAAACGCTCCGTTTTTAAAAGACTCTGACAATTTACCATATTTAGAAGTACATCACATTAAACCATTAGCTGAAGATGGAGAAGATACTGTTGAAAACACAATCGCACTTTGTCCAAACTGCCATAGAAAAGCACATTATGGAAAGACATCGCACTAA